One Vibrio quintilis DNA segment encodes these proteins:
- a CDS encoding carbohydrate porin: MKKISLIAIAVSSALLAGSAVANNKVTEGWTVNGYGHLLYNVGESLSLNDSYHHRRDYHAAGAAFSGNPTQVEFTITKGHNYDSGSWSKYVLKTEYGNSEGGNGRGFYTSSSGNEAHLESGQLELKEAYIELGDLAYFADGLSLWAGQRYLNRQSGIITKEFWKQSSGVGAGVQYHNAGFAVMSADPGEGSCQLSGSESDANAKQCTLDSQGRSTTVTSADFYYYGVEALDGRFDFDLKLMSREHVDEDETAEKGYGAAITYSRDYYGFDGWSTTAITYGKGVAANRGVNFGQWSGNWQKDDRSIFLTSYGVANVTDHLQIGTEITYWDLDNTSTHSVWGSEDGLSRLIMGVTPSYKVNDNFRMEAVMTYALESLGADGTWGREDADTSFYTVTLAPVFTVNADYWGRPQIKPYISYMKSSDSGYAWTTGGNDDETRFGIEAEIWF; encoded by the coding sequence ATGAAAAAAATCAGCTTAATCGCAATTGCAGTATCAAGCGCTTTGTTAGCCGGCAGTGCTGTTGCAAATAATAAAGTCACTGAAGGATGGACCGTCAACGGATATGGTCATCTTTTATATAATGTGGGTGAATCCCTGTCTTTGAATGACAGCTATCACCACCGTCGTGACTACCACGCGGCTGGTGCTGCCTTTTCCGGTAATCCGACTCAGGTTGAGTTCACCATCACCAAAGGTCATAACTACGATAGTGGTTCATGGTCAAAATATGTATTGAAAACAGAATATGGCAACAGCGAAGGTGGTAATGGCCGCGGGTTTTATACTTCTTCATCAGGTAACGAAGCCCACCTTGAAAGTGGCCAGTTAGAGCTGAAAGAAGCTTATATTGAACTGGGTGACCTCGCTTATTTTGCCGATGGCCTGAGCCTGTGGGCGGGGCAGCGTTATCTGAACCGCCAGTCAGGGATTATTACCAAAGAGTTCTGGAAACAGTCCTCCGGGGTTGGTGCCGGTGTTCAATATCACAATGCCGGATTTGCCGTCATGTCCGCAGACCCGGGTGAAGGCAGTTGCCAGCTCTCCGGCAGCGAAAGTGATGCCAATGCCAAACAGTGTACGCTTGACAGTCAGGGGCGCAGCACCACCGTCACCTCGGCCGACTTTTATTATTATGGTGTTGAAGCACTGGACGGACGTTTCGACTTTGATCTGAAGCTCATGTCACGCGAACATGTGGATGAAGACGAAACCGCGGAAAAAGGCTATGGCGCAGCCATTACCTACAGCCGTGATTATTACGGCTTTGATGGCTGGTCAACCACAGCAATAACTTACGGAAAAGGGGTTGCAGCCAACCGCGGGGTGAACTTTGGTCAGTGGAGCGGAAACTGGCAAAAAGATGATCGTTCAATTTTCCTGACTTCTTACGGTGTTGCCAATGTGACCGATCATCTGCAAATCGGTACAGAAATCACCTACTGGGATCTGGATAACACCTCAACACACAGTGTCTGGGGATCTGAAGATGGTTTATCCCGCTTGATTATGGGCGTCACACCATCTTATAAAGTGAATGACAATTTCCGCATGGAAGCCGTGATGACCTATGCACTTGAGAGCCTGGGGGCAGACGGTACGTGGGGACGGGAAGATGCAGATACCAGTTTCTATACTGTGACGCTGGCACCCGTATTCACAGTGAATGCTGATTACTGGGGCCGTCCGCAGATTAAACCTTACATCAGTTACATGAAATCAAGTGACAGCGGTTATGCATGGACAACCGGTGGCAATGATGATGAAACCCGGTTTGGTATCGAAGCCGAAATCTGGTTCTGA